A window from Drosophila nasuta strain 15112-1781.00 chromosome 3, ASM2355853v1, whole genome shotgun sequence encodes these proteins:
- the LOC132791078 gene encoding histone acetyltransferase KAT6A isoform X9 has translation MVIDIKMCRFDNVPWGFRLVGGADYDYPLTVVKVTEGSIAEEAGLCVEDIIVRINDTAATPLTHDEAHRLILGSGSVFYFGVYREHEEELLAEGPLRFPVSASSLTKSPSPGRSEMSLSLPSLTEATKALMPEEEQQQQFETATELEVDAECRRAMTEMHAVDDEGQPEQQEEQEERQSELQPVQVDNLYLPDLPDRPCSVLSEQSEIKLVEEEIAAVLSGESEVLKEHNVLGIFPKPGVCMTSDVLRSLNEEVTKTKQEKEKENRKWSTFLQRPDRPVPKSRQQLEAERRAANAYKVKIVKSAPREKSPMPEAKPEVKTETEAETVAKEASPEAAELKAEDQPEEQKEEEEEEPLPTDSEVPNLERLPENDNGSEVANAEADGEQLEKADASKEEPQQDREAVEEERATEVEVKETTPPKTDEELALEKQLSDVQKQLAALSSLPSTIQSTLDAVTKQLAELLPTFKLQQQQQQQEQLPQIDEGEQQAKEEEEVEKEQKQPDQLAAGENEDSRNVAAPCENNEDKCDANDLEVAEFSHSNGDNRELDEQLSEQQTLKKQKKHNVIEELEEHLVRKNNPKRSKRAFGPLTPSSERPLVLPGGRRWYRPKDAYNDEFIAETLSAQAELITGSTLGVNFMKYQKPERKIDLNRSEVYKVVHHLDRAPLHGIEVRAPLVAAESDIRQALQS, from the exons ATGGTTATCGATATTAAAATGTGCCGCTTTGATAATGTGCCGTGGGGTTTCCGGCTTGTCGGTGGAGCCGACTACGATTATCCGTTGACTGTGGTTAAG GTAACTGAGGGCAGCATTGCCGAGGAGGCGGGACTGTGTGTGGAGGATATCATTGTGCGCATCAATGATACGGCTGCCACGCCCCTCACGCACGATGAGGCACATCGCCTCATTCTGGGCAGCGGCAGCGTCTTCTACTTTGGCGTCTATCG CGAACACGAGGAGGAGCTGCTGGCCGAGGGTCCCCTGAGATTCCCTGTGAGCGCGAGTTCATTGACCAAGTCACCGTCGCCGGGTCGTTCCGAaatgtcgctgtcgctgccatCGCTAACGGAAGCCACAAAAGCGCTCATGCCGGAagaggaacagcagcagcagttcgAGACGGCGACGGAGCTGGAAGTGGATGCGGAATGTCGCCGAGCCATGACGGAAATGCATGCGGTGGATGACGAAGGGCAACCGGAGCAGCAAGAGGAGCAAGAGGAGCGGCAATCGGAGCTGCAGCCAGTCCAAGTGGACAACCTTTATTTGCCCGATTTGCCCGATCGTCCGTGCTCGGTGCTGTCGGAGCAGTCGGAAATTAAGCTGGTGGAGGAGGAAATTGCCGCCGTGCTGTCCGGCGAATCGGAGGTGCTGAAGGAGCACAATGTGCTGGG AATCTTCCCCAAGCCGGGCGTCTGCATGACCAGCGATGTGCTGCGCTCCCTCAACGAGGAAGTGACCAAAACGAagcaggagaaggagaaggagaatcGCAAGTGGTCAACGTTCCTGCAGCGACCCGATCGCCCTGTGCCCAAGAGCCGTCAACAACTGGAGGCGGAGCGAAGAGCGGCGAATGCCTACAAGGTGAAGATTGTGAAGTCAGCGCCGCGCGAAAAATCTCCCATG CCGGAAGCGAAGCCGGAGGTGAAGACTGAGACGGAGGCGGAGACAGTGGCAAAGGAAGCGTCCCCAGAGGCAGCTGAGCTCAAGGCTGAAGACCAGCCAGAAGAACAGaaggaagaggaggaagaggagccGCTGCCCACGGATAGTGAAGTGCCGAATTTGGAACGATTACCAGAGAATGACAATGGCAGCGAGGTTGCCAATGCAGAGGCGGATGGCGAGCAGTTGGAGAAAGCGGATGCTTCCAAGGAAGAGCCACAGCAAGACAGGGAAGCAGTAGAGGAAGAGAGAGCAACTGAAGTGGAGGTGAAAGAGACAACGCCACCGAAAACCGATGAGGAACTTGCCCTAGAGAAGCAACTGTCCGATGTGCAAAAACAGCTAGCAGCACTCTCATCGTTGCCCTCGACCATACAGTCGACCCTCGATGCGGTGACCAAGCAGCTGGCCGAGCTGCTGCCCACATTtaagctgcagcaacagcagcagcagcaagagcagctgCCACAAATCGATGAAGGGGAGCAACAGGcaaaggaggaggaggaggtagAGAAGGAGCAGAAGCAACCTGACCAACTGGCCGCAGGCGAGAATGAAG atagcaGGAACGTGGCAGCACCATGTGAAAATAATGAGGATAAATGCGACGCCAATGACCTGGAAGTGGCAGAATTTTCCCACTCAAATGGCGACAATCGTGAACTGGACGAGCAGCTCAGCGAGCAGCAGACCCTCAAGAAGCAAAAG AAACACAATGTCATTGAGGAGCTTGAGGAGCATTTGGTGCGCAAAAACAATCCGAAACGTTCGAAGCGTGCCTTTGGTCCCCTGACGCCATCATCGGAGCGTCCTTTGGTGCTGCCCGGTGGCAGACGTTGGTACCGACCCAAGGATGCCTACAATGATGAATTCATTGCCGAGACGCTCAGTGCCCAGGCGGAGCTTATAACTGGCAGCACGCTGGG GGTCAACTTCATGAAGTACCAGAAGCCGGAGCGTAAAATCGACCTCAATCGCAGCGAGGTGTACAAAGTGGTGCATCATCTGGATAGGGCGCCGTTGCATGGCATCGAGGTGCGTGCCCCGCTTGTGGCAGCCGAATCGGACATACGCCAAGCGTTGCAGTCATAG
- the LOC132791078 gene encoding neurofilament medium polypeptide isoform X11 translates to MVIDIKMCRFDNVPWGFRLVGGADYDYPLTVVKVTEGSIAEEAGLCVEDIIVRINDTAATPLTHDEAHRLILGSGSVFYFGVYREHEEELLAEGPLRFPVSASSLTKSPSPGRSEMSLSLPSLTEATKALMPEEEQQQQFETATELEVDAECRRAMTEMHAVDDEGQPEQQEEQEERQSELQPVQVDNLYLPDLPDRPCSVLSEQSEIKLVEEEIAAVLSGESEVLKEHNVLGIFPKPGVCMTSDVLRSLNEEVTKTKQEKEKENRKWSTFLQRPDRPVPKSRQQLEAERRAANAYKVKIVKSAPREKSPMPEAKPEVKTETEAETVAKEASPEAAELKAEDQPEEQKEEEEEEPLPTDSEVPNLERLPENDNGSEVANAEADGEQLEKADASKEEPQQDREAVEEERATEVEVKETTPPKTDEELALEKQLSDVQKQLAALSSLPSTIQSTLDAVTKQLAELLPTFKLQQQQQQQEQLPQIDEGEQQAKEEEEVEKEQKQPDQLAAGENEDSRNVAAPCENNEDKCDANDLEVAEFSHSNGDNRELDEQLSEQQTLKKQKHNVRFQE, encoded by the exons ATGGTTATCGATATTAAAATGTGCCGCTTTGATAATGTGCCGTGGGGTTTCCGGCTTGTCGGTGGAGCCGACTACGATTATCCGTTGACTGTGGTTAAG GTAACTGAGGGCAGCATTGCCGAGGAGGCGGGACTGTGTGTGGAGGATATCATTGTGCGCATCAATGATACGGCTGCCACGCCCCTCACGCACGATGAGGCACATCGCCTCATTCTGGGCAGCGGCAGCGTCTTCTACTTTGGCGTCTATCG CGAACACGAGGAGGAGCTGCTGGCCGAGGGTCCCCTGAGATTCCCTGTGAGCGCGAGTTCATTGACCAAGTCACCGTCGCCGGGTCGTTCCGAaatgtcgctgtcgctgccatCGCTAACGGAAGCCACAAAAGCGCTCATGCCGGAagaggaacagcagcagcagttcgAGACGGCGACGGAGCTGGAAGTGGATGCGGAATGTCGCCGAGCCATGACGGAAATGCATGCGGTGGATGACGAAGGGCAACCGGAGCAGCAAGAGGAGCAAGAGGAGCGGCAATCGGAGCTGCAGCCAGTCCAAGTGGACAACCTTTATTTGCCCGATTTGCCCGATCGTCCGTGCTCGGTGCTGTCGGAGCAGTCGGAAATTAAGCTGGTGGAGGAGGAAATTGCCGCCGTGCTGTCCGGCGAATCGGAGGTGCTGAAGGAGCACAATGTGCTGGG AATCTTCCCCAAGCCGGGCGTCTGCATGACCAGCGATGTGCTGCGCTCCCTCAACGAGGAAGTGACCAAAACGAagcaggagaaggagaaggagaatcGCAAGTGGTCAACGTTCCTGCAGCGACCCGATCGCCCTGTGCCCAAGAGCCGTCAACAACTGGAGGCGGAGCGAAGAGCGGCGAATGCCTACAAGGTGAAGATTGTGAAGTCAGCGCCGCGCGAAAAATCTCCCATG CCGGAAGCGAAGCCGGAGGTGAAGACTGAGACGGAGGCGGAGACAGTGGCAAAGGAAGCGTCCCCAGAGGCAGCTGAGCTCAAGGCTGAAGACCAGCCAGAAGAACAGaaggaagaggaggaagaggagccGCTGCCCACGGATAGTGAAGTGCCGAATTTGGAACGATTACCAGAGAATGACAATGGCAGCGAGGTTGCCAATGCAGAGGCGGATGGCGAGCAGTTGGAGAAAGCGGATGCTTCCAAGGAAGAGCCACAGCAAGACAGGGAAGCAGTAGAGGAAGAGAGAGCAACTGAAGTGGAGGTGAAAGAGACAACGCCACCGAAAACCGATGAGGAACTTGCCCTAGAGAAGCAACTGTCCGATGTGCAAAAACAGCTAGCAGCACTCTCATCGTTGCCCTCGACCATACAGTCGACCCTCGATGCGGTGACCAAGCAGCTGGCCGAGCTGCTGCCCACATTtaagctgcagcaacagcagcagcagcaagagcagctgCCACAAATCGATGAAGGGGAGCAACAGGcaaaggaggaggaggaggtagAGAAGGAGCAGAAGCAACCTGACCAACTGGCCGCAGGCGAGAATGAAG atagcaGGAACGTGGCAGCACCATGTGAAAATAATGAGGATAAATGCGACGCCAATGACCTGGAAGTGGCAGAATTTTCCCACTCAAATGGCGACAATCGTGAACTGGACGAGCAGCTCAGCGAGCAGCAGACCCTCAAGAAGCAAAAG CATAATGTGCGCTTCCAGGAATAG
- the LOC132791078 gene encoding neurofilament medium polypeptide isoform X8 translates to MVIDIKMCRFDNVPWGFRLVGGADYDYPLTVVKVTEGSIAEEAGLCVEDIIVRINDTAATPLTHDEAHRLILGSGSVFYFGVYREHEEELLAEGPLRFPVSASSLTKSPSPGRSEMSLSLPSLTEATKALMPEEEQQQQFETATELEVDAECRRAMTEMHAVDDEGQPEQQEEQEERQSELQPVQVDNLYLPDLPDRPCSVLSEQSEIKLVEEEIAAVLSGESEVLKEHNVLGVNFYRIFPKPGVCMTSDVLRSLNEEVTKTKQEKEKENRKWSTFLQRPDRPVPKSRQQLEAERRAANAYKVKIVKSAPREKSPMPEAKPEVKTETEAETVAKEASPEAAELKAEDQPEEQKEEEEEEPLPTDSEVPNLERLPENDNGSEVANAEADGEQLEKADASKEEPQQDREAVEEERATEVEVKETTPPKTDEELALEKQLSDVQKQLAALSSLPSTIQSTLDAVTKQLAELLPTFKLQQQQQQQEQLPQIDEGEQQAKEEEEVEKEQKQPDQLAAGENEDSRNVAAPCENNEDKCDANDLEVAEFSHSNGDNRELDEQLSEQQTLKKQKHNVRFQE, encoded by the exons ATGGTTATCGATATTAAAATGTGCCGCTTTGATAATGTGCCGTGGGGTTTCCGGCTTGTCGGTGGAGCCGACTACGATTATCCGTTGACTGTGGTTAAG GTAACTGAGGGCAGCATTGCCGAGGAGGCGGGACTGTGTGTGGAGGATATCATTGTGCGCATCAATGATACGGCTGCCACGCCCCTCACGCACGATGAGGCACATCGCCTCATTCTGGGCAGCGGCAGCGTCTTCTACTTTGGCGTCTATCG CGAACACGAGGAGGAGCTGCTGGCCGAGGGTCCCCTGAGATTCCCTGTGAGCGCGAGTTCATTGACCAAGTCACCGTCGCCGGGTCGTTCCGAaatgtcgctgtcgctgccatCGCTAACGGAAGCCACAAAAGCGCTCATGCCGGAagaggaacagcagcagcagttcgAGACGGCGACGGAGCTGGAAGTGGATGCGGAATGTCGCCGAGCCATGACGGAAATGCATGCGGTGGATGACGAAGGGCAACCGGAGCAGCAAGAGGAGCAAGAGGAGCGGCAATCGGAGCTGCAGCCAGTCCAAGTGGACAACCTTTATTTGCCCGATTTGCCCGATCGTCCGTGCTCGGTGCTGTCGGAGCAGTCGGAAATTAAGCTGGTGGAGGAGGAAATTGCCGCCGTGCTGTCCGGCGAATCGGAGGTGCTGAAGGAGCACAATGTGCTGGG CGTTAATTTCTATAGAATCTTCCCCAAGCCGGGCGTCTGCATGACCAGCGATGTGCTGCGCTCCCTCAACGAGGAAGTGACCAAAACGAagcaggagaaggagaaggagaatcGCAAGTGGTCAACGTTCCTGCAGCGACCCGATCGCCCTGTGCCCAAGAGCCGTCAACAACTGGAGGCGGAGCGAAGAGCGGCGAATGCCTACAAGGTGAAGATTGTGAAGTCAGCGCCGCGCGAAAAATCTCCCATG CCGGAAGCGAAGCCGGAGGTGAAGACTGAGACGGAGGCGGAGACAGTGGCAAAGGAAGCGTCCCCAGAGGCAGCTGAGCTCAAGGCTGAAGACCAGCCAGAAGAACAGaaggaagaggaggaagaggagccGCTGCCCACGGATAGTGAAGTGCCGAATTTGGAACGATTACCAGAGAATGACAATGGCAGCGAGGTTGCCAATGCAGAGGCGGATGGCGAGCAGTTGGAGAAAGCGGATGCTTCCAAGGAAGAGCCACAGCAAGACAGGGAAGCAGTAGAGGAAGAGAGAGCAACTGAAGTGGAGGTGAAAGAGACAACGCCACCGAAAACCGATGAGGAACTTGCCCTAGAGAAGCAACTGTCCGATGTGCAAAAACAGCTAGCAGCACTCTCATCGTTGCCCTCGACCATACAGTCGACCCTCGATGCGGTGACCAAGCAGCTGGCCGAGCTGCTGCCCACATTtaagctgcagcaacagcagcagcagcaagagcagctgCCACAAATCGATGAAGGGGAGCAACAGGcaaaggaggaggaggaggtagAGAAGGAGCAGAAGCAACCTGACCAACTGGCCGCAGGCGAGAATGAAG atagcaGGAACGTGGCAGCACCATGTGAAAATAATGAGGATAAATGCGACGCCAATGACCTGGAAGTGGCAGAATTTTCCCACTCAAATGGCGACAATCGTGAACTGGACGAGCAGCTCAGCGAGCAGCAGACCCTCAAGAAGCAAAAG CATAATGTGCGCTTCCAGGAATAG
- the LOC132791078 gene encoding histone acetyltransferase KAT6A isoform X4: protein MVIDIKMCRFDNVPWGFRLVGGADYDYPLTVVKVTEGSIAEEAGLCVEDIIVRINDTAATPLTHDEAHRLILGSGSVFYFGVYREHEEELLAEGPLRFPVSASSLTKSPSPGRSEMSLSLPSLTEATKALMPEEEQQQQFETATELEVDAECRRAMTEMHAVDDEGQPEQQEEQEERQSELQPVQVDNLYLPDLPDRPCSVLSEQSEIKLVEEEIAAVLSGESEVLKEHNVLGVNFYRIFPKPGVCMTSDVLRSLNEEVTKTKQEKEKENRKWSTFLQRPDRPVPKSRQQLEAERRAANAYKVKIVKSAPREKSPMPEAKPEVKTETEAETVAKEASPEAAELKAEDQPEEQKEEEEEEPLPTDSEVPNLERLPENDNGSEVANAEADGEQLEKADASKEEPQQDREAVEEERATEVEVKETTPPKTDEELALEKQLSDVQKQLAALSSLPSTIQSTLDAVTKQLAELLPTFKLQQQQQQQEQLPQIDEGEQQAKEEEEVEKEQKQPDQLAAGENEDSRNVAAPCENNEDKCDANDLEVAEFSHSNGDNRELDEQLSEQQTLKKQKKHNVIEELEEHLVRKNNPKRSKRAFGPLTPSSERPLVLPGGRRWYRPKDAYNDEFIAETLSAQAELITGSTLGVNFMKYQKPERKIDLNRSEVYKVVHHLDRAPLHGIEVRAPLVAAESDIRQALQS from the exons ATGGTTATCGATATTAAAATGTGCCGCTTTGATAATGTGCCGTGGGGTTTCCGGCTTGTCGGTGGAGCCGACTACGATTATCCGTTGACTGTGGTTAAG GTAACTGAGGGCAGCATTGCCGAGGAGGCGGGACTGTGTGTGGAGGATATCATTGTGCGCATCAATGATACGGCTGCCACGCCCCTCACGCACGATGAGGCACATCGCCTCATTCTGGGCAGCGGCAGCGTCTTCTACTTTGGCGTCTATCG CGAACACGAGGAGGAGCTGCTGGCCGAGGGTCCCCTGAGATTCCCTGTGAGCGCGAGTTCATTGACCAAGTCACCGTCGCCGGGTCGTTCCGAaatgtcgctgtcgctgccatCGCTAACGGAAGCCACAAAAGCGCTCATGCCGGAagaggaacagcagcagcagttcgAGACGGCGACGGAGCTGGAAGTGGATGCGGAATGTCGCCGAGCCATGACGGAAATGCATGCGGTGGATGACGAAGGGCAACCGGAGCAGCAAGAGGAGCAAGAGGAGCGGCAATCGGAGCTGCAGCCAGTCCAAGTGGACAACCTTTATTTGCCCGATTTGCCCGATCGTCCGTGCTCGGTGCTGTCGGAGCAGTCGGAAATTAAGCTGGTGGAGGAGGAAATTGCCGCCGTGCTGTCCGGCGAATCGGAGGTGCTGAAGGAGCACAATGTGCTGGG CGTTAATTTCTATAGAATCTTCCCCAAGCCGGGCGTCTGCATGACCAGCGATGTGCTGCGCTCCCTCAACGAGGAAGTGACCAAAACGAagcaggagaaggagaaggagaatcGCAAGTGGTCAACGTTCCTGCAGCGACCCGATCGCCCTGTGCCCAAGAGCCGTCAACAACTGGAGGCGGAGCGAAGAGCGGCGAATGCCTACAAGGTGAAGATTGTGAAGTCAGCGCCGCGCGAAAAATCTCCCATG CCGGAAGCGAAGCCGGAGGTGAAGACTGAGACGGAGGCGGAGACAGTGGCAAAGGAAGCGTCCCCAGAGGCAGCTGAGCTCAAGGCTGAAGACCAGCCAGAAGAACAGaaggaagaggaggaagaggagccGCTGCCCACGGATAGTGAAGTGCCGAATTTGGAACGATTACCAGAGAATGACAATGGCAGCGAGGTTGCCAATGCAGAGGCGGATGGCGAGCAGTTGGAGAAAGCGGATGCTTCCAAGGAAGAGCCACAGCAAGACAGGGAAGCAGTAGAGGAAGAGAGAGCAACTGAAGTGGAGGTGAAAGAGACAACGCCACCGAAAACCGATGAGGAACTTGCCCTAGAGAAGCAACTGTCCGATGTGCAAAAACAGCTAGCAGCACTCTCATCGTTGCCCTCGACCATACAGTCGACCCTCGATGCGGTGACCAAGCAGCTGGCCGAGCTGCTGCCCACATTtaagctgcagcaacagcagcagcagcaagagcagctgCCACAAATCGATGAAGGGGAGCAACAGGcaaaggaggaggaggaggtagAGAAGGAGCAGAAGCAACCTGACCAACTGGCCGCAGGCGAGAATGAAG atagcaGGAACGTGGCAGCACCATGTGAAAATAATGAGGATAAATGCGACGCCAATGACCTGGAAGTGGCAGAATTTTCCCACTCAAATGGCGACAATCGTGAACTGGACGAGCAGCTCAGCGAGCAGCAGACCCTCAAGAAGCAAAAG AAACACAATGTCATTGAGGAGCTTGAGGAGCATTTGGTGCGCAAAAACAATCCGAAACGTTCGAAGCGTGCCTTTGGTCCCCTGACGCCATCATCGGAGCGTCCTTTGGTGCTGCCCGGTGGCAGACGTTGGTACCGACCCAAGGATGCCTACAATGATGAATTCATTGCCGAGACGCTCAGTGCCCAGGCGGAGCTTATAACTGGCAGCACGCTGGG GGTCAACTTCATGAAGTACCAGAAGCCGGAGCGTAAAATCGACCTCAATCGCAGCGAGGTGTACAAAGTGGTGCATCATCTGGATAGGGCGCCGTTGCATGGCATCGAGGTGCGTGCCCCGCTTGTGGCAGCCGAATCGGACATACGCCAAGCGTTGCAGTCATAG
- the LOC132791078 gene encoding histone acetyltransferase KAT6A isoform X3 — protein sequence MVIDIKMCRFDNVPWGFRLVGGADYDYPLTVVKVTEGSIAEEAGLCVEDIIVRINDTAATPLTHDEAHRLILGSGSVFYFGVYREHEEELLAEGPLRFPVSASSLTKSPSPGRSEMSLSLPSLTEATKALMPEEEQQQQFETATELEVDAECRRAMTEMHAVDDEGQPEQQEEQEERQSELQPVQVDNLYLPDLPDRPCSVLSEQSEIKLVEEEIAAVLSGESEVLKEHNVLGVNFYRIFPKPGVCMTSDVLRSLNEEVTKTKQEKEKENRKWSTFLQRPDRPVPKSRQQLEAERRAANAYKVKIVKSAPREKSPMPEAKPEVKTETEAETVAKEASPEAAELKAEDQPEEQKEEEEEEPLPTDSEVPNLERLPENDNGSEVANAEADGEQLEKADASKEEPQQDREAVEEERATEVEVKETTPPKTDEELALEKQLSDVQKQLAALSSLPSTIQSTLDAVTKQLAELLPTFKLQQQQQQQEQLPQIDEGEQQAKEEEEVEKEQKQPDQLAAGENEDSRNVAAPCENNEDKCDANDLEVAEFSHSNGDNRELDEQLSEQQTLKKQKKHNVIEELEEHLVRKNNPKRSKRAFGPLTPSSERPLVLPGGRRWYRPKDAYNDEFIAETLSAQAELITGSTLGCPYESPLLGYDARVNFMKYQKPERKIDLNRSEVYKVVHHLDRAPLHGIEVRAPLVAAESDIRQALQS from the exons ATGGTTATCGATATTAAAATGTGCCGCTTTGATAATGTGCCGTGGGGTTTCCGGCTTGTCGGTGGAGCCGACTACGATTATCCGTTGACTGTGGTTAAG GTAACTGAGGGCAGCATTGCCGAGGAGGCGGGACTGTGTGTGGAGGATATCATTGTGCGCATCAATGATACGGCTGCCACGCCCCTCACGCACGATGAGGCACATCGCCTCATTCTGGGCAGCGGCAGCGTCTTCTACTTTGGCGTCTATCG CGAACACGAGGAGGAGCTGCTGGCCGAGGGTCCCCTGAGATTCCCTGTGAGCGCGAGTTCATTGACCAAGTCACCGTCGCCGGGTCGTTCCGAaatgtcgctgtcgctgccatCGCTAACGGAAGCCACAAAAGCGCTCATGCCGGAagaggaacagcagcagcagttcgAGACGGCGACGGAGCTGGAAGTGGATGCGGAATGTCGCCGAGCCATGACGGAAATGCATGCGGTGGATGACGAAGGGCAACCGGAGCAGCAAGAGGAGCAAGAGGAGCGGCAATCGGAGCTGCAGCCAGTCCAAGTGGACAACCTTTATTTGCCCGATTTGCCCGATCGTCCGTGCTCGGTGCTGTCGGAGCAGTCGGAAATTAAGCTGGTGGAGGAGGAAATTGCCGCCGTGCTGTCCGGCGAATCGGAGGTGCTGAAGGAGCACAATGTGCTGGG CGTTAATTTCTATAGAATCTTCCCCAAGCCGGGCGTCTGCATGACCAGCGATGTGCTGCGCTCCCTCAACGAGGAAGTGACCAAAACGAagcaggagaaggagaaggagaatcGCAAGTGGTCAACGTTCCTGCAGCGACCCGATCGCCCTGTGCCCAAGAGCCGTCAACAACTGGAGGCGGAGCGAAGAGCGGCGAATGCCTACAAGGTGAAGATTGTGAAGTCAGCGCCGCGCGAAAAATCTCCCATG CCGGAAGCGAAGCCGGAGGTGAAGACTGAGACGGAGGCGGAGACAGTGGCAAAGGAAGCGTCCCCAGAGGCAGCTGAGCTCAAGGCTGAAGACCAGCCAGAAGAACAGaaggaagaggaggaagaggagccGCTGCCCACGGATAGTGAAGTGCCGAATTTGGAACGATTACCAGAGAATGACAATGGCAGCGAGGTTGCCAATGCAGAGGCGGATGGCGAGCAGTTGGAGAAAGCGGATGCTTCCAAGGAAGAGCCACAGCAAGACAGGGAAGCAGTAGAGGAAGAGAGAGCAACTGAAGTGGAGGTGAAAGAGACAACGCCACCGAAAACCGATGAGGAACTTGCCCTAGAGAAGCAACTGTCCGATGTGCAAAAACAGCTAGCAGCACTCTCATCGTTGCCCTCGACCATACAGTCGACCCTCGATGCGGTGACCAAGCAGCTGGCCGAGCTGCTGCCCACATTtaagctgcagcaacagcagcagcagcaagagcagctgCCACAAATCGATGAAGGGGAGCAACAGGcaaaggaggaggaggaggtagAGAAGGAGCAGAAGCAACCTGACCAACTGGCCGCAGGCGAGAATGAAG atagcaGGAACGTGGCAGCACCATGTGAAAATAATGAGGATAAATGCGACGCCAATGACCTGGAAGTGGCAGAATTTTCCCACTCAAATGGCGACAATCGTGAACTGGACGAGCAGCTCAGCGAGCAGCAGACCCTCAAGAAGCAAAAG AAACACAATGTCATTGAGGAGCTTGAGGAGCATTTGGTGCGCAAAAACAATCCGAAACGTTCGAAGCGTGCCTTTGGTCCCCTGACGCCATCATCGGAGCGTCCTTTGGTGCTGCCCGGTGGCAGACGTTGGTACCGACCCAAGGATGCCTACAATGATGAATTCATTGCCGAGACGCTCAGTGCCCAGGCGGAGCTTATAACTGGCAGCACGCTGGG CTGCCCCTATGAGAGTCCGTTGCTGGGCTACGATGCCAG GGTCAACTTCATGAAGTACCAGAAGCCGGAGCGTAAAATCGACCTCAATCGCAGCGAGGTGTACAAAGTGGTGCATCATCTGGATAGGGCGCCGTTGCATGGCATCGAGGTGCGTGCCCCGCTTGTGGCAGCCGAATCGGACATACGCCAAGCGTTGCAGTCATAG